From the genome of Chroicocephalus ridibundus chromosome 1, bChrRid1.1, whole genome shotgun sequence, one region includes:
- the LOC134525697 gene encoding LOW QUALITY PROTEIN: C-type lectin domain family 4 member E-like (The sequence of the model RefSeq protein was modified relative to this genomic sequence to represent the inferred CDS: deleted 2 bases in 1 codon), producing the protein MASEITYAEVKFKNAPPAAVVEVPPETKKHEHHPQKYPPWLPWLISVLLLLVCIALVAVLLVAPFFHSGDQPTALQQKFSELQCILEVLQGKEQGWICCPNGWKRFQKSCYYLSTDKMSWAESVQNCTGMGSQLVVIDSKAEQAFLTTELQQFPKGTNYYIGLYAQEVGKWQWVDQTPLNEEAAFWRKGEPTKVDVENCTVIHVSSDTRNWNDSRCVSHYRICEVAALSDGATLILSSTGR; encoded by the exons TACCTCCTGAGACGAAGAAGCATGAGCACCATCCCCAGAAATATCCTCCTTGGCTCCCATGGCTGATCTCAGTGCTACTGCTGTTGGTTTGCATTGCCCTTGTTGCTGTTCTCCTTG TCGCTCCCTTCTTCCATAGTGGTGACcagcccacagccctgcagcagaaATTCTCAGAGCTTCAGTGCATCTTGGAGGTGCTACAAGGCAAAG AGCAAGGCTGGATCTGCTGCCCAAATGGCTGGAAACGCTTTCAAAAAAGCTGCTATTATCTGTCGACTGATAAAATGTCCTGGGCTGAGAGTGTGCAGAACTGCACTGGGATGGGCTCCCAGCTGGTGGTGATCgacagcaaagcagagcag GCTTTCCTCACTACCGAGCTACAACAGTTTCCAAAAGGAACGAATTACTACATCGGTCTGTATGCACAGGAGGTGGGCAAGTGGCAGTGGGTGGACCAGACTCCATTGAATGAGGAGGCAGC GTTCTGGCGGAAAGGGGAACCTACTAAAGTGGACGTTGAGAACTGCACTGTAATCCATGTGAGTTCAGATACACGTAACTGGAATGATTCCCGATGCGTGAGTCATTATCGGATTTGTGAAGTTGCAGCATTA TCTGACGGCGCGACCCTCATCCTGAGTTCAACTGGGAGATGA